TTGGACAACCAATCTGGTTCGGCTCCAGACGTCATGATGGCACCATACGACCGCGTAGGTAGCCTTGGTTCAGAAGGTCAATTGTCTGAGTTGACATTGGCTGACACTAGCAAGACAGACGATACGACTAAAGCACTTGTAAGCAACGGTGGTAAGGTTTACGGATCACCAGCTGTTATCGAGACATTGGTTCTTTACTATAACAAAGACCTCTTGTCAGAAGCTCCAAAAACCTTTGCGGATCTTGAAAAATTGGCAGAAGACAGCAAGTACGCTTTTGAAGGGGAAGATGGTAAAACAACTGCCTTCCTAGCTGACTGGACAAACTTCTACTACACTTACGGTTTGCTTGGCGGTTACGGCGGTTATGTATTTGGTGCTAACGGTACGGATCCAAAAGACATCGGTTTGGCTAACGACGGTGCTATCAAGGCGATTGAATACGCTAAAACTTGGTATGAAAAATGGCCTCAAGGTCTCCAAGACAGTTCAGCTGCTAATAACTTGATCAACACACAATTCACAGACGGTAAGGCAGCAGCAATCATCGAAGGTCCTTGGAAAGCAGCATCTTACAAAGACGCAGGCCTCAATTACGGTGTAGCAACTATCCCAACTCTTGCTGACGGCAAACAGTACACTGCATTCGGTGGTGGTAAAGCTTGGATCGTTCCTTCAGGTTCTAAAAACCCTGAATTGGCACAAAAACTCGTTGATTTCTTGACATCAACTGACCAACAAAAAGCCTTCTACGATGCAACCAACGAAATTCCTGCTAACACAGAAGCTCGTGAATACGCAGTTGGCAAAAACGATGAGTTGACTACAGCGGTTATCAACCAATTCGCATCAGCTCAACCAATGCCAAATATCTCAGAAATGAGCACAGTTTGGGAACCAGCTGCTAACATGCTCTTCGAAGCAGCAAGCGGTGCAAAAGACGCTAAAACAGCTGCAACTGACGCTGTGAAATTGATTGAAGATACAATCGCTCAAAAATACAGCAACTAATCAACCATAGAAGTAGGGCTGGGCAAGCGGCCTAGCCCCACTTTTTTGTTAGAAATAACCAGTAATGGTTGTTTCACAAAAGGACTGAAGTACTCGGTTCTTCTGTCAAATAACCATAACACCTAAGGAGACTATGATATGAAACAAAACCCAACCAAAGCCCTCCTGATGTCCCTCCTTCCTGGACTGGGACAGATTTACAACAAGCAGAAAGCCAAAGGCTACATCTTCCTGGGTGTAACTGCCGCTTTTCTAGTCTACTTCATTGCAATAGCAGGTGGAGAAATTGGAAACTTGATTACCCTTGGTAGCCAACGCGGCCGTGACAACTCCCTCTTCATGTTGATCCGTGGTTCCTTCCACCTCATCATTACAGTTGTCTATCTTGCTTTCTACGCCCTAAACCTAAAGGATGCCCACTCTACAGCCAAACGCTGGAATGCTGGTCTACCAGTAGCGACAAGCCTGCAGGACATGATCAAAGGCATCTATGAGAATGGTTTCCCCTATCTCTTGATTATTCCGTCTTACATTGCCATGACCTTTGCTATCATCTTCCCGGTTGTGGTGACTCTTTTCATCGCCTTTACCAACTACGACTTCCAACACCTGCCACCAGGTGCTCTTCTAGACTGGATTGGCTTTACCAACTTTAGCAATATTTGGAAACTCAGCACCTTCCGTGCCGCCTTCGGTTCTGTCCTTGGTTGGACCATTATCTGGGCTCTGGCAGCATCAACAGCACAGATTGTCATTGGTATCTTTACGGCTATCGTTGCCAACCAGCCATTTATCAAGGGCAAACGCATCTTCGGTGTTATCTTCTTGCTCCCTTGGGCAGTACCTGCCTTTGTGACTATCTTGACCTTCAGTAACATGTTCAACGATAGTGTCGGCGCTATCAACACTCAGGTCTTGCCTTTCCTCAGCAAATTCTTGCCATTTATCGATAATTTCCTGATTCCGTGGAAGACCGATCCGTTTTGGACAAAAGTAGCCCTGATCATGATGCAGGCCTGGCTTGGTTTCCCTTATATCTATGTCTTGACCTTGGGTATTTTGCAATCTATTCCAAACGATTTGTACGAGGCTGCCTACATTGATGGTGCAAGTGCCATTCAAAAATTCCGTAGCATTACCTTGCCAATGATCTTGGCAGTGGCTGCTCCTACTCTGATCAGTCAGTACACCTTCAACTTCAACAACTTCTCGATCATCTATCTCTTTAACAATGGTGGTCCTGGTAGTGTCGGTGGTGGTGCTGGTTCAACCGATATCTTGATTTCTTGGATTTACAAATTGACCACAGGTACAGCTCCACAATACTCAATGGCGGCTGCCGTAACCTTGATTATTTCCATGATTGTCATCAGTATTTCCATGATTGCCTTCAAGAAATTAAATGCTTTTGAAATGGAGGATGTATAAGATGAAAATGTCAGTAAGTTTCAAACGCAAACTAGGGCAAACCCTGACCTATCTCTATCTGATTGCCCTGTCTATTATTATCATCTATCCTCTCTTGATTACCATTATGTCTGCCTTTAAGTCAGGGAACGTGGTAGCCTTCAAGTTAGAACCGATAGCACTTACCTTGGACAATTTCAAGGGACTCTTTACCGAAACTCTCTACGGTACCTGGTACCTCAACACGCTGATTATCGCGGTTTTGACAATGCTTATCCAAACCAGTATAGTGGTACTAGCGGGATACGCTTACAGTCGCTATAATTTCATCGCTCGTAAGCAGAGTTTGGTCTTCTTCCTGATTATTCAAATGGTGCCAACCATGGCCGCTCTGACAGCCTTCTTCGTTATGGCCCTCATGCTCAATGCACTCAACCAAAGCTGGTTCCTCATCTTCCTCTATGTTGGTGGTGGTATCCCGATGAACGCTTGGCTCATGAAAGGCTACTTCGATACAGTGCCAATCTCTCTGGATGAATCTGCAAAACTGGACGGTGCTGGTCACTTCAGACGTTTCTGGCAAATCGTTCTGCCATTGGTACGCCCAATGATTGCCGTACAAGCACTCTGGGCCTTCATGGGACCATTTGGAGATTACATCCTCTCCAAATTCTTGCTTCGTGAAAAAGAATTCTATACTGTTGCCGTTGGTCTGCAAACCTTCATCTCAGATGTGAAAAACCTCAAGGTTGCCTATTTTGCAGCAGGGGCTGTTCTCATCGCCCTCCCAATCAGTATTCTATTCTTCTTCCTACAAAAGAACTTTGTATCTGGTTTAACTAGCGGTGGTGATAAGGGGTAGTACCTTATCCCACCTTTTCCCTTTTTCGGTCATATCCTTTGCCTTGACTTGATCGAGAAACCAAGGCTGTTCAGATACAGACTCAACCATAGACACTTCTTCCTAGAAAGGACACTCCATGCTGCCTTATCCATTTTCTTATTTTTCCAGTATTTTCTCTGCTCGGAAAATGTTTGATAACCGTCGCTTGCTGACTCTCTGGCAGCGTCTCTTTACCACCGTCTTTTTGGTGGCCCTCTTGGTCCTGCCGACTTCCTTACAGACCTTGAGTCTAGAAAGCTATCCTTTGGACAATTTTGTCGAGGGTGTTTATGCACCACTGACAGACCAGGTGGTCGAGGATTTACAGCAACATAGCCAGCTGGAAAACAATCAATTGACCTACACAGGACAGGGCATTTCAGACCAAATCACCTTTGGCAATCAAGTCAGCCAGAGCTCGGATTTTTCCTATCAATTTGGCCAGGACATGCTGACCATTCGCAAGGGCAGCGATACCTTGGCTGAGCTGGGTTACACTGGCATGACCGCCGATGATTTTTCTAGTAAGGAAAAGCTAACCAAGGCCATCTCTAAAAATTGGTACCAGGCAAACAAGGCTTTGATTGGGCTGGGTATCAGCCTGGTATCAAGCTTTATCTTGGCAGCCAATCTACTCTTTATCCTCTTGGGGGCCAGTCTCTTTCTCTATCTGACCAAGAAATCTCGTTTCTTCCACTTTGAAACCTTCAAGGAGTGCTATAACTTCGCCCTGAATTGCCTGGGTGTGCCAAGTCTGATTGCCTGCTTGATTGGACTCTTTGGTCAGCCTGTAACAACTATCTTAACCATTCAAAATATCCTCTTTGTCCTCTGTCTCTTGTGGGTATTTTTCAAAACAAAATTCCGTAATCAACTTTAGGAGGTTCCTATGCGTGCAACCATCAAGGACGTAGCCAAACTGGCTGGTGTGTCGCCGTCTACGGTGACCCGCGTCATCCAAAACAGCTCTTCTATTAGTCAAAAAACCAAAGACCTAGTTAGAAAGGCTATGGCGGACCTTAACTACCACCCAAATCTCAATGCTCGTAGTCTGGTTTCCAGCTACACACAAGTGATTGGCTTGATACTTCCTGAAGATTCTGATATCTTCTACCAAAACCCTTTCTTCCCAACAGCCCTGCGTGGCATTTCACAGGTGGCTGCTGACCACAATTATGCGATTCAAATTTCTACGGGAAAAAATGAAGAGCAGCGATTGGAAGCTATTTCTCAGATGGTCTACGGAAAACGAGTTGATGGTCTAATTTTCCTTTATTCCAAGCCAGATGACCCACTGGTCCAGTTAGCCATTCAGCATAAGTTTCCCTTCCTCATTCTCGGTAAGGCAGATTCTCCATTTATCTCCCTAGTCGACAATGACAATATCCAGGCTGGATTTGAAGCGACCAATTACTTTATCAATAAGGGCTACAAGAATATTGCCTTTGTCGCTGGGAACAGGGAATTAGTCGTTTCCCAAGACCGCTATACTGGCTATAAAAACGCCCTCAAATCTCATAATATCCCTCTTGATGAAAACAAGGTCAAGTTTGTGTCTGGTTTCCTATTGGAAGACAGTTCCTACAAGATTTCCAAAAAATTACTCAAACAAGAGATTGATGCTATCGTCACAACCGATACCATGGTGGCAGAAGGGATTGTCAAATACCTCAACGAAGTCGGTACAAAACTCCCTATCATCTCCTTTGACTCTGTCAAACCAAAATTGGATATTGAAGCCTATGTCGATGTCCACGCTATCAAACTAGGACGTGTGGCCTTCAATACCCTGCACCAAATCATTAGCGACAACAAGGAAGACAAGCAGGTCTGCTACCGCCGTGTCATTCCACATACCATTACTGAACTTTAACCTAGAAAGGAGCCGTTCGGCTCATGGCATTAAGACAATTTCAAGCATTTCTAGATGATGTAGCTACTATTCGCTTGGTTATGGAAAAACGATTTGATACCGAGCACATGAGTTTTTCCCTCGAGTCCGACGATGCCACATCTCAACTTTTCATTCATTCCTGTCTAGAGGTAGAAAACCTGGTTCTCTACTATCTGACCAGCCTACACGCCTTAAATTTGGACAAGGACTATGCCATTTACGACCAAGACCGCAATAAAAC
The sequence above is a segment of the Streptococcus suis genome. Coding sequences within it:
- a CDS encoding sugar ABC transporter permease, translated to MKMSVSFKRKLGQTLTYLYLIALSIIIIYPLLITIMSAFKSGNVVAFKLEPIALTLDNFKGLFTETLYGTWYLNTLIIAVLTMLIQTSIVVLAGYAYSRYNFIARKQSLVFFLIIQMVPTMAALTAFFVMALMLNALNQSWFLIFLYVGGGIPMNAWLMKGYFDTVPISLDESAKLDGAGHFRRFWQIVLPLVRPMIAVQALWAFMGPFGDYILSKFLLREKEFYTVAVGLQTFISDVKNLKVAYFAAGAVLIALPISILFFFLQKNFVSGLTSGGDKG
- a CDS encoding LacI family DNA-binding transcriptional regulator; this encodes MRATIKDVAKLAGVSPSTVTRVIQNSSSISQKTKDLVRKAMADLNYHPNLNARSLVSSYTQVIGLILPEDSDIFYQNPFFPTALRGISQVAADHNYAIQISTGKNEEQRLEAISQMVYGKRVDGLIFLYSKPDDPLVQLAIQHKFPFLILGKADSPFISLVDNDNIQAGFEATNYFINKGYKNIAFVAGNRELVVSQDRYTGYKNALKSHNIPLDENKVKFVSGFLLEDSSYKISKKLLKQEIDAIVTTDTMVAEGIVKYLNEVGTKLPIISFDSVKPKLDIEAYVDVHAIKLGRVAFNTLHQIISDNKEDKQVCYRRVIPHTITEL
- a CDS encoding ABC transporter permease subunit, producing MKQNPTKALLMSLLPGLGQIYNKQKAKGYIFLGVTAAFLVYFIAIAGGEIGNLITLGSQRGRDNSLFMLIRGSFHLIITVVYLAFYALNLKDAHSTAKRWNAGLPVATSLQDMIKGIYENGFPYLLIIPSYIAMTFAIIFPVVVTLFIAFTNYDFQHLPPGALLDWIGFTNFSNIWKLSTFRAAFGSVLGWTIIWALAASTAQIVIGIFTAIVANQPFIKGKRIFGVIFLLPWAVPAFVTILTFSNMFNDSVGAINTQVLPFLSKFLPFIDNFLIPWKTDPFWTKVALIMMQAWLGFPYIYVLTLGILQSIPNDLYEAAYIDGASAIQKFRSITLPMILAVAAPTLISQYTFNFNNFSIIYLFNNGGPGSVGGGAGSTDILISWIYKLTTGTAPQYSMAAAVTLIISMIVISISMIAFKKLNAFEMEDV
- a CDS encoding extracellular solute-binding protein, with amino-acid sequence MKLNLLKSVALLAASTAVLAACSNSSSSSSSDSAEAGKELTIYVEGQYESYINEAKAAFEEENGVTVTVKTGDALTGLDNLSLDNQSGSAPDVMMAPYDRVGSLGSEGQLSELTLADTSKTDDTTKALVSNGGKVYGSPAVIETLVLYYNKDLLSEAPKTFADLEKLAEDSKYAFEGEDGKTTAFLADWTNFYYTYGLLGGYGGYVFGANGTDPKDIGLANDGAIKAIEYAKTWYEKWPQGLQDSSAANNLINTQFTDGKAAAIIEGPWKAASYKDAGLNYGVATIPTLADGKQYTAFGGGKAWIVPSGSKNPELAQKLVDFLTSTDQQKAFYDATNEIPANTEAREYAVGKNDELTTAVINQFASAQPMPNISEMSTVWEPAANMLFEAASGAKDAKTAATDAVKLIEDTIAQKYSN